One Silene latifolia isolate original U9 population chromosome 4, ASM4854445v1, whole genome shotgun sequence DNA segment encodes these proteins:
- the LOC141652993 gene encoding splicing factor SF3a60 homolog: MIPARLKSKREYQDYIAGILEYLVSFLDRAHPLIFLDRVFKNLETELEERCAKKRPRDGFELDQYDTVESLMELGPEKLKEVLDCLGLKSGGTLQQRAERVFLAKDTNLDDMSRKYFRNDKKEERGKETALVEAKVKKLCEILKETIERTREHVVNRQGMSSNERKLEDEYYEDSSRDDEGGEEEEEEAVSNPLKLPLGFDGKPIPYWLYKLHGLGQKFNCEICGDHTYCGRREFEMHFKESRHQHGMRCLGIPNTKSFHEITSIEEAKKLWEEIKQRRQSSKWLPEVYEEFEDSEGNVYNKKTYTDLSRQGLI, translated from the coding sequence ATGATTCCTGCAAGGCTGAAATCTAAGAGGGAGTATCAGGACTACATTGCAGGAATACTTGAGTACTTGGTTTCGTTCTTGGATCGTGCACACCCGTTGATTTTCTTGGATAGGGTGTTCAAGAATTTGGAGACGGAGTTGGAGGAGAGGTGCGCAAAGAAGCGGCCTAGGGATGGGTTCGAGCTTGATCAGTATGACACGGTGGAGAGTTTGATGGAGTTGGGACCGGAGAAGCTGAAGGAGGTGTTGGATTGTTTAGGGCTGAAGTCAGGAGGGACTTTGCAGCAAAGGGCGGAAAGAGTGTTTCTTGCTAAAGATACTAATCTAGACGACATGAGTCGAAAATATTTCAGGAACGACAAGAAGGAAGAGAGAGGTAAAGAAACTGCCCTTGTAGAAGCTAAAGTGAAGAAGCTATGTGAGATATTGAAAGAGACTATTGAACGAACCCGAGAACATGTCGTGAACAGGCAAGGAATGAGTTCGAATGAACGAAAGCTTGAGGATGAGTATTATGAGGATTCAAGTCGGGATGACGAGGGTGGtgaagaggaggaagaggaagcggTGTCCAACCCGTTAAAGTTACCATTAGGGTTTGATGGGAAGCCGATACCATATTGGCTATACAAGCTCCATGGATTAGGGCAGAAGTTCAACTGTGAGATATGTGGGGATCATACTTACTGTGGCCGGAGAGAGTTTGAGATGCACTTCAAGGAGTCGCGTCACCAGCACGGTATGCGATGTCTTGGTATACCTAACACCAAGAGCTTCCATGAAATCACGTCGATTGAAGAAGCAAAGAAGTTGTGGGAGGAGATTAAGCAGAGGCGACAGTCGAGTAAATGGCTACCTGAGGTCTATGAGGAATTTGAAGACAGTGAGGGCAATGTTTATAATAAGAAGACTTACACTGATCTATCCAGGCAGGGCCTTATTTGA